CGGTGGCGGTCCACCACCACGGCAGGACGAGCTCGACGTCGCCGGCGAAATCGACCGCCTCCCTCGGCGGGACGTGCTCGCCGAGCAGGTCCAGCACCGCGGCGTGGATGCCCGCGCCGACCGCCATGGTCATGAACAGGCTCAGCACCGCGATCGTCACCGCCGACAGGTTCCCGGCGATCGGTCCGGTGTCGAGCGGCCCGTGGTCCGCCCGCCGGCGGGGGACCCGCTCGAACGACGTGACGGCCAGGGCGGCGACCAGCACCACCTGGAGGACCGCCACCGCCAGCAGCCACAGGTACGGGCCGGCGAAGACCCCCGGGAACAGGCTCGCCCCGAACGGTCCGAACGCCATCCCGTCGCTCGTCAGCGTCGCCGGCGCCGCGTACGACGCGGAGGCCCCGGTCACGCCCACGAGCGGCCACGTCAGCCCCCAGCCCAGCAGGACCCCGCCGACCGCCAGCCGCCAGTTGGGCCCGAACGCCCGCGTGTCGGGGGCGGGCACGGCTTCCGGGGTGTCCGACGACGGAGTGGCGCGTGACCGCCGCAGCCACCACCCGACCAACCCCGCCCCACCGACCAGGCCGACGACCTTCCAGCCCGGCGCGCCGGCGGCGATCCCGTCGAGCAGCGTCATGCCGCACACCACGCCGAGCAGGCCCATCCCTCCCAGCCGGAGGAGGGTCAGGGCCCTGCCGAGCCGCCGGTCCGGCCGCGGGACGACGATGGCCGGGAGCGCCACCACGACGCCCGCGGCCAGCACCACCGCGGCGCTGGCCACCGCGGCGGCCAGCCAGGCGGCCCGGGTGCCGGCACCCGCGTCGAGGTCGCCGAGGACCGCCCAGGCCGACAGCGACAGCGATCCCGTCACCCAGGCGAGGCCGGCGCTGACGTGCAGGGCGCGGAGGCGCGAGGCCGGCCACGCGCCGTTCCAGAACTGCGGGTCGGTCAACGCGGTCGGCTCGGCGTCCCCCGCGGATGGGCGGCCGGTGGGCGGCGTGCCCTCCAGCTGGATCGTCGCGTAGCGCCCGGCGCGCCACAGCCCGATGACGAACGCGGCGGCGATGACCGCGGCCACGCCGAGGCGGCCGAGGACGTCGTCGGCGAACAGCCGGAACGGGGCCAGCCAGACCGGCGCGCCCTCGGTGCCCCCCAGGCACGCGGCGCCGAACCCACCGCACTGCAGGGCCAGCAGGTCCATCCCGATCCCGCAGACCGTGCCGGTCACGACCAGGGTCATGGTGAGCGCGAGCACGCGGCAGACCGCCCGGTGGGCGGCACCACGGCGGAGGGTGTGGCGGGCGGCGTCGTCGCTCGCGTGCATCCGCCCGGCGAGGTTGAACAGCGCGAAGGGGAGGAGCAGCACCCAGAAGGCGTGGCGGACCGACCCGGAGGTCTGACCACCCCAGGCGAGGACCTCGCGGACGTGGAGGGGTGGGTCGGCGCCGGGGTCGCGGTCCGGGGGCGTCGGGCCGAGCTCGCCGACGACCGGGTCGTGGGCTCGCCAGAACCCGGCCTTGTCGTCCCCGCCGACCAGCACGGGCGACAGGTCCCCGGTCATGTCCTGCGGGGTCGCCCCGCCCACGCCGTGCACCCGCACCTCGACGACCGACCCGTCGGGGTACTCCGGGTACTCCCAGTCGGGCCTGGTCCAGCCCTGCCCTCGTGCTCCTGTCCCGGCTGTGCGTCCCACCGCCACCGCTGACCCTCCCTCCACCGGAGGTCGCTCGTGGTCGGATCCTAGAACCGCCGGCTGCCAGCCGTCAGCACCCCGTCCGGGCACGACGGGTCGGGGCCGTCCGCATCGGACAGGGCCGAGGTGATGGCCTCCTGGACGACGGCCTCGACGTTCATGGCGGTCATGCCGGTGCATCATGATGCAGCGATCGTGATGCTATGATGCGTCCGTGCGCACCACGATCACGCTCGATCCCGACACCGCAGCGCTCGTGCGCCAGGAGATGCGACGGCGCGGGGTGACGTTCAAGGAGGCGGTGAACAGCGCCATCCGAGCAGGGCTGACCAGGTCGCCGAGCCCCGCCGAGCCGTTCCGCACGCGTGCGGTCCCCATGGGCACGCCAGCCGTGAACCTCGACCGGGCCCTCCAGATCGCCGGTGAGCTCGAGGATGAGGAGCTCATCCGTCGGATGCGGGTCGGCAAGTGACCCTGGTCGACGCGAACGTCCTGCTCTACGCCGTCAACGCCGATGCGCCCCACCACGCCGAGGCGGCCGACTGGTTGGACGGCGAGCTCAACGCCGGACGTCCGGTGGGGTTCGCCTGGATCGCGCTCCTGGCATTCGTGCGGCTGTCGACCAAGATCGGGCTGTTCCCCTCGCCGCTGCCGGTCGCGGAGGCGCTGGCCCAGGTCGAGGCCTGGGTGTCACACCCGGCGGCGGTCGTCGTCGAGCCCACGACACGCCACGTGACGGTCCTGGCCGGCCTCCTCGCAGAGGTCGGGACCGGCGGGAACCTCGTCAACGATGCGCACCTGGCCGCCCTGGCGGTGGAGCACGGTGCGGACGTGGTCAGCTACGACACCGACTTCGGCCGGTTCGAGGGTGTCGTGGTGCGCCGACCTCGTTGACCTCCGCGTCCACGGTCGTCGCGGGACCGCGTGCATGATGTATACGACATGCCGAGGACGCGTAGCATGTCCCGCATGTCCG
This portion of the Euzebya sp. genome encodes:
- a CDS encoding type II toxin-antitoxin system VapC family toxin, producing the protein MTLVDANVLLYAVNADAPHHAEAADWLDGELNAGRPVGFAWIALLAFVRLSTKIGLFPSPLPVAEALAQVEAWVSHPAAVVVEPTTRHVTVLAGLLAEVGTGGNLVNDAHLAALAVEHGADVVSYDTDFGRFEGVVVRRPR
- a CDS encoding antitoxin — protein: MRRRGVTFKEAVNSAIRAGLTRSPSPAEPFRTRAVPMGTPAVNLDRALQIAGELEDEELIRRMRVGK